In Terriglobales bacterium, one genomic interval encodes:
- the rplJ gene encoding 50S ribosomal protein L10 produces MAVTKAKKVEQVEKLAADLQKANNIIVATYGKLTVAQDFELRKAVRASGAKYRVVKNTLAERASKGTPAEQALKELTGVTSIAYTSGDPVELAKALSKYAKDNPEFTFKAGIVEGRVIAIREIEALASMPSKQELYSKLLFLINAPATRLATAMNAVGRKVAVVVNQGVKESKFKGAEAAS; encoded by the coding sequence ATGGCAGTCACCAAGGCGAAGAAAGTCGAACAGGTGGAGAAGCTGGCCGCCGACTTGCAGAAGGCGAACAACATCATTGTCGCCACTTACGGCAAGCTGACGGTGGCGCAGGACTTCGAGCTGCGCAAGGCCGTCCGCGCTAGCGGCGCCAAGTATCGCGTAGTGAAGAACACGCTGGCCGAGCGCGCCTCGAAGGGCACGCCGGCCGAGCAGGCGCTGAAGGAGCTGACCGGCGTCACGTCGATCGCGTACACGTCGGGTGATCCGGTCGAGCTGGCCAAGGCGCTCAGCAAGTACGCCAAGGACAATCCCGAGTTCACGTTCAAGGCGGGGATCGTCGAGGGCCGCGTGATCGCGATCCGCGAGATCGAGGCGCTGGCGAGCATGCCCTCGAAGCAGGAGCTGTACAGCAAGCTCCTGTTCCTGATCAACGCGCCGGCCACGCGCCTGGCGACGGCCATGAACGCCGTCGGTCGTAAGGTAGCGGTGGTGGTGAACCAGGGCGTGAAGGAGAGCAAGTTCAAGGGCGCCGAAGCGGCGTCGTAA
- the rplL gene encoding 50S ribosomal protein L7/L12, giving the protein MADIQQLEEQIVGLSLLDAAQLVKRLEERLGVSAAAAAPVVVQGGGAAAAGAAPAEEKTEFTVVLKDVGSNKINVIKAVREVTSLGLKEAKDLVDGAPKTVKEGVSKEEVETIKKKFAEAGATIEVK; this is encoded by the coding sequence ATGGCGGACATTCAGCAGTTGGAAGAGCAAATCGTAGGGCTGTCGCTGCTCGACGCGGCGCAGCTGGTGAAGCGGCTCGAGGAGCGCCTTGGCGTCTCGGCGGCGGCGGCTGCCCCGGTTGTGGTGCAGGGCGGCGGCGCGGCGGCGGCGGGCGCGGCCCCGGCCGAGGAGAAGACCGAGTTCACCGTGGTCCTGAAGGACGTGGGATCGAACAAGATCAACGTCATCAAGGCGGTGCGCGAAGTGACCAGCCTGGGCCTGAAGGAAGCCAAGGACCTGGTGGACGGCGCGCCCAAGACGGTGAAAGAGGGCGTCTCCAAGGAAGAGGTGGAGACCATCAAGAAGAAGTTTGCCGAGGCCGGCGCGACGATCGAGGTGAAGTAG